In Vulpes lagopus strain Blue_001 chromosome 15, ASM1834538v1, whole genome shotgun sequence, the sequence atagtataacacccagtgctcatcccagtgGTTTTAGAGACCCAGCCCATTTGGGAAGAAGGCGAGGCTGGTGGAAACTGGCTCTGTCCCTGGAGCTCCAGTGTAAGTGCTCCCTCCAGGGTTCCACAAAAGAGGACAAACAGCCCAATCCTGACCCACAAAGCTGAATTTTATTACAGTCTCATCATCTGTTCCTGACACTCAGCCTAAAACTGGTGAGTGAATTAGATATCTGTGGGTTGGGAGTTTTCCAGGTCAAAGTAAGGGCTGGGCTAGTGTTCTTGACAGGCCAAAGTAAGGACGGGGCTAGTGTTCTTGACAAGCCAGAGGTGACAGGACCTTTAAAGTCTGTTTATACATGTGGACAAAGAGTGGTAAAGATTAGTCACACAAGTCTGATTGGTTCTAGCAGATGTGGAAAGTGAGGTCTGGGAGGGAAGCTGAGGATGCATGGGCCAGATGGAAGCTCCTGAAGAGTGGCAAATTAAGAATCCTATCAAATGGCAGATGCCCTAAATAATTAaactagagaaaacagaaaatgcattTACTTCAACTATGGACCcctcctggaaagccacaaaagGAGCCATAAGAATGGCATCAAACTAATCACCTACCCCAAACCAGATGTTGGAGGGGACTCTGGGTAAGGAGCCAGGACATCTTTGTGGGTGTGAGAACTAGGAACCAAATTTTcctcccaagaaagaaaaaaaaatcaagccaccAAGAGAGGGAGCTGGACTGGAAGAAATAATGTTAGCAAATGTAAAATTTATCTTAGCTCCTGAGCTAGATATTTTAAGGTACTCCTTCATCTAATATCTCCTTAAACACCATAAAGaaggtattttattattagctccatttcttcttcattctggTGAAAACAGGATTAGACATGGCTGTCTTCTTAGGGGGTACCCTCTGAGCCCATTATACCTGGAATATTTTACTGAACCCATCTGTTTCTACACTCATCATTCTCTCCAGTCCATTAGTCTAGTTAggacagatacatgaaaaatagCTCCAAATAAGTATGTTGGATgattaagttaataaataaaggaaagtatGCTAGGAAGCAAATAGTAAAATTATATGTTAGTTTCTCTCAGAATATTGCACCCTCTTCCCAGAAATAATACCTTTCTTTTTCCACCttcaatcattttttaagatttatttattcatttgagagagagagagagagagaatgaacatgtGCAAGAACAggcaagaggagaggcagagggagagaatcctcaagcagactcccaacagAGCTAGGAGCCCAACACAGTCtggtctcaccaccctgagaccaggacctgagctgaaaccaagagtcagactcaaccaattgagccactcaggtacccctcaGTCATTTCTAAGCTTAGTTCCCCAAGGTGTGAATATTGAAACACATAAGCCGTGACTATTACCTCTTAAAATTCTCTTGATCATATTCAAAAGTGAGCAAATTGAATGTGGTGAAGTCAAATTTCAAACTCATTTCCATCAATTATTGATTGGGAAATTTGGGAAATGATTCATATTCTCTGAGTCTTTCTTTATGGGTGAAATGCAGATAATATCCACTTCCTAGAGTGGACGTCTGCTTCCTACATGAAGAGTATACAAAATTCCATATGAAGTGTGCATACTGCAATCCCTGGCATAAAACAATGCTtagcaaatattaatttaattcatCTGTGAGTGTGTTATGTTCAGATCCATTCTATTCATGGAACAAAATGTACCTTATAACATCTAGTCTCTTCAATCAATTACTATTGTAATAAACCTCATAGGTGATCATTCTAAACTAATAGCTTCAAGACGTGTGATGGCTGCCCCATGTGTGAAGCTGTGATCAAGGCTCTTAATTGCCTGTgcgcccctccctgcctctcaagCACTCCTTATGCACCTGTCACCCTAGGTTGGAAATTTTTTATGAACATACTGTGCAGTGATCAGTATATTCACCTTTTATTAtgctgcctctcttctctcttcagtCTTTATGATAAACTAGTCAATGTCAACGTCAAGTTCAAATATCATCTTGTTACAGCCTCCCAGGGCATGCATAATGATTTTATCTATAGTCATAATCCTCTGTTTGAAAGTGAAATACATACTAATAACTCTTAGATTAGTTGAAAAAGGAGATAAGTATAATTGGCTGTCACTCATTAGGGCTCAGACCATATTCTTCATCTTTGCAAATTTCCTATTTGTATgttcagagaaaatggaaagtgtGATTTATGCCAAAAGCTCAGGTGACTTCACAAAGaatgttaatatattaatataaatccTCTTAACAATATATTAGAAgggtccctatcaaaatatcatggactttcttcagagagttggaacaaataatcttaagatttgtgtggaatcagaaaaagaccccaaagagccagggtaatattaaaaaagaaaactatcgccaggggcatcacaatgccagatttcaggttgtactacaaagcaaTGGTCATCAATGGActctgtggtactggcacaatttaaaaagacatatagatcaatggaaaagaatagagaatccagaagtggactcaATTCTAGTACTGGACTTCTATCCAGTAGTCCCTCAATTCTATGGTTCACTAATagttgacaaagcaggaaagactatccactggaaaaaggacagtctcttcaataaatggtgctgggaaaattggacatccacatgcagaagaatgaaactaaaccaatctcttacaccatacacaaagataaactcaaaatggatgaaagatctaaatgtgaaacaagaatgatcaaaatccaagaggagaacacaggaaacaacctttctgaacttgaccacagcaacttcttgcaagatacatccatgaaggcaagagaaacaaaagcaaaaatgaattattgggacttcatcaagataagaagcttctgcacagcaaaagaaagtcaacaaaactaaagaacaaCCTAcatcttcgccgatgacatgatactgtacatagaaaacccaaaagcctccaccccaagattgctagaactcatacagcaatttggtagcgtggcaggatacaaaatcaatgcccaggaatCAACGGCATTTCcaaacactaacaatgagactgaagaaagagaaattaaggagtcaatcccatttacaattgcacccaaaagcataagatacctaggaataaacctaaccaaagaggtaaaagatctataccctaaaaactatagaacacttctgacagaaattgaggaagacacaaagagatggaaaaatattccatgctcatggattggcagaattaatattgtgaaaatgtcaatgttacccagggcaatttacacgtttaatgcaatccctatcaaaataccatggactttcttcagagagttagaacaaattattttaagatttgtgtggaatcagaaaagaccccgaatagccaggggaattttaaaaaagaaaaccatagctgggggcatcacaatgccagatttcaggttgtactacaaagctgtggtcatcaagacactgtggtactggcacaaaaacagacacatagatcaatggaacagaatagagaacccagaagtggaccctgaaatgtatggtcatctaatattcgataaaggaggaaagactatccattggaagaaagacagtctcttcaataaatggtgctgggaaaattggacatccacatgcagaagaatgaaactggaccactctctttcaccatacacaaagataaactcaaaatggatgaaagatgtaaatgtgagacaagagtccatcaaaatcatagaagagaacacaggcaataccctttttgaactcggccacagtaacttcttgcaagatacatccacaaaggcaaaagaaacaaaagcaaaaatgaactattgggacttcatcaagataagaagcttttgcacagcaaaggatacagtcaacaaaactaaaagacaacctacagaatgggagaagatatttgcaaatgacatatcagataaagggctagtttccaagatctataaagaacttattaaactcaacaccaagaaacaaacaatccaatcatgaaatgggcaaaagacatgaagagaaatctcacagaggaagacatggacatggccaacaagcacatgagaaaatgctctgcatcacttgccatcagggaaatacaaatcaaaaccacaatgagataccacctcacaccagtgagaatggggaaaattatttatatatgcatgtggTTTCtccaggaaaccacaaatgttggagaggatgctggagaaaagggaaccctcttacactgttggtgggaatgtgaactggtgcagccactctggaaaactgtgtggaggttcctcaaagagttaaaaatagacctgccctacgacccagcaattgcactgttggggatttaccccaaagattcagatgcaatgaaacgtcgggacacctgcaccccgatgtttctatcagcaatgtccacaatagccaaactgtggaaggagcctcggtgtccatcgaaagatgaatggataagatgtggtctatgtatacaatggaatattactcagcaattagaaacgacaaatacccaccatttgcttcaacgtggatggaactggagggtattatgctgagtgaaataagtcaatcggagaaggacaaacatcatatgttctcattcatttggggaatataaataatagtgaaagggaatataaaggaagggaaaagaaatgttgggaaatatcaggaagggagacagaacataaagactcctaactctggggaaacgaactaggggtggtggaaggggaggagggcggttgttggaggggaatgggtggcgggcactgaggtggacacttgacgggatgagcactgggtgtttttctgtatgttggtaaattgaacaccaataaaaattaattaaaaaaaaagaaacgacaagtaccatttgcttcgatgtggatggaactggagggtattatgctgagtgaaataagtcaataggagaagtacaaacattatatggtctcattcacttggggaatataaaaaaatagtgaaagggaataaaggggaaaggagaaaaaatgagtgggaaatatcagaaagggagacagaacatgagagactcctaactctgggaaacgaactaggggtggtggaaagggaggtaggcggggggtgggggtgactgggtgacgggcactgaggggggcacttgatgggatgagcactgggtgttattctatatgttggcaaattgaacaccattaaaaaataaatttataaatgaaataaaataaaaatatatatacacaaaaaataatgaaaataaacaaaaaaaataaaatttaaatttaaaaagaatatattaaaaggaatatGTGTTTTCTTCTATGTGACTAGGAGGTGAAGCCCTGAAAGGTCTCTCTAGGTATGACTGCCTTAAACTACACTGCTGTTAGCCACACGGTCTTCCACTTGCTGGGTATCCCTGGGCTAGAAGACCAGCATATGTGGATTTCCATTCCCTTCTTCATTTCCTACGTCATCGCCCTGCTTGGGAACAGCCTGCTCATCTGCATTATCCTCACGAAGCGCAGCCTCCATGAACCCATGTACCTCTTCCTCTGCATGCTGGCTGGAGCAGACATTGTCCTCTCCACCTGCACAGTACCACAGGCCTTGGCCATCTTCTGGTTCCATGCTGGGGAGATCTCCTTGGATCGCTGCATTACTCAGCTCTTCTTCATCCATACAACCTTCATCTCTGAGTCAGGGATCTTGCTGGTGATGGCCTTTGACCGCTACATTGCCATATGCTACCCACTGAGATACACCACTATTCTTACAGGTGTGCTGATTGGGAAAATCGGTGTGACCATCTTCCTGAGAAGTTATGGTACAATTTTCCCcataatatttcttttgaaaagattGACCTTCTGCCAAAATAATATTATTCCACATACCTACTGTGAACACATTGGTTTGGCCAAATATGCTTGTAATGACATTTATGCTAACATCTGGTATGGATTTTCCATCTTAGTGTTAACAGTAGTTTTAGATGTTGTGCTAATTTTTGTTTCCTATGTGATGATTCTCCGTGCTGTCTTCTGCATCCCTTCTCGAGATGCTCGCCATAAAGCTCTCAACACTTGTGGTTCCCATGTCTGCATTATCATCCTCTTTTATGGGCCTGGAATCTTCACAATCCTTACTCAACGTTTTGGACGCCACATTCCACCTCATACCCACATCTTGTTGGCTAATGTTTGCATGCTTGCCCCACCTATGCTCAATCCCATCATTTATGGGATCAAGACCAAGCAAATCCGGGAGCAGGTGGTTCATGTATTGTTTACAGGGCAGAAATCACTTTGGTTTAGGAACTGAGTTTTCAGACTCCTTAGCCATCTTATGAAGTGGTTGGTGGGAGACAGCTCAATGAGTTCTGTCTCTGGAGCAAGTTCACCAGGGAGGTTTCAGGACTTACTCCTTCATCATCAAAACAACCTGAGCACAGCGCCTTGTTGTACTGAGCAAGTCTGCTCCCACAAAGACCCTGGGACAGGATGCATTGATTTTCAGAGATCATATATCCTTAATGACTCTAGCATGGTAGAAATAGATGAACAAAATCTCAGGCCAGAGCACTGATCTCACTTCATCTATTCCTCACTAAGTTCCTCAAGCTCTGAGAGGTCTTGTGATGTCTCTCGACAATCATATGCAAAACTCTATTCTTTAGAGTAGAGATTCCTACATTTTGCAGTtattcctattatttatttttattgtattatatatttatattatttacattatttatatatgcatgtcTGTAACATAAGAATgtaactgaattatttgttttgtatttgcaGAACAATCCCTGAGGTAACTGAGGGGACTGAGACTGGTCTCTCTTGTGCTACGGGGATGCTCAGGAGGGGGGTCCCTCCAATCTCAATGTCGGATCATGTTCTTTGGTGATCCCCTCCTCAGTGAGGCATATAAGGCCTTTAATGACCTGACTCCTGACCTCCTTTCCTGCAACACTGCACATGTCACTTTCAAGTGACCTGAACATCAGACTTACCAGGATATTAATGTTTCATCTTTTCCAGGTCATGCCACACTCTCCATGCCCCTGCTCCACCTCAGTATACACCCTTCATCTGTATCCACTTCTCATCTCATCTCCTCTGTGACACTTTCTCCAACCACAGCTCCTTCCCAGTGTGCTGTTTAGTTGATACTTCCTCTCTAAGATAGTATGTtgtccatgtttctttttttaaatatgtgttttattaAAAGTCTATGTTGCATGTAAAAAACATAAGTTACGAAAAAAGATAAACTTGACATGGAACTCATAAATCCATAAACTTACAGCTCCCAAGCAatgatattgttaaaattttatctccTGTGGCAATATAtccatatacttatatatgtacaTCTACATCTGTgtccaaatctgtatttttatcgCCATCTGTATCTATAGCTTGACCCACTCCTTCATCTACCTGGAAAATATCATATGATACATATTTTCTGGAAGTACATTATTAACTTTGTTCCTagtatatatgaatttatatgatCAGTTACTATGCCTGTATACTATTTTACTGCAGGGCTTGCTATAATTTATTTAGCCAAGCACTCTCTTTTAAGCCCTTGTTGCATGGCATTAAGACTATATTTACAAATTAAGGATCTATTTTAGCTACTGCTTAAGTAAACAGCCAAGATatgtttacataaaaaaaaagatatgtttacATAAATTATCTGTAAG encodes:
- the LOC121476172 gene encoding olfactory receptor 52B4-like; amino-acid sequence: MTALNYTAVSHTVFHLLGIPGLEDQHMWISIPFFISYVIALLGNSLLICIILTKRSLHEPMYLFLCMLAGADIVLSTCTVPQALAIFWFHAGEISLDRCITQLFFIHTTFISESGILLVMAFDRYIAICYPLRYTTILTGVLIGKIGVTIFLRSYGTIFPIIFLLKRLTFCQNNIIPHTYCEHIGLAKYACNDIYANIWYGFSILVLTVVLDVVLIFVSYVMILRAVFCIPSRDARHKALNTCGSHVCIIILFYGPGIFTILTQRFGRHIPPHTHILLANVCMLAPPMLNPIIYGIKTKQIREQVVHVLFTGQKSLWFRN